One region of Streptomyces rishiriensis genomic DNA includes:
- a CDS encoding pentapeptide repeat-containing protein, with product MHDMTVDRTALRGDCENCFGLCCVALPFARSADFAIDKPAGRECPNLGADHRCGIHARLRQSGFTGCTVYDCFGAGQKVSLVTFGGRDRRTAAPEEARRMSEVFPVVRQLHELLWYLTEALGLPAARPIHDDLRRTLARTEELTRLSPEELIALDVPAHRQDVNVLLLRTSELARAGIRGRKKERRGADLMGARLRGADLRGANLRGACLIAADLTGADLRGADLIGADLRDTRLADADLTGAFFLTQPQLNAARGSAGTGLPESVTRPAHWTAL from the coding sequence ATGCACGACATGACGGTGGACCGGACCGCGCTGCGCGGCGACTGCGAGAACTGTTTCGGCCTGTGCTGCGTGGCGCTGCCCTTCGCGCGCTCCGCGGACTTCGCGATCGACAAGCCCGCGGGCCGGGAGTGCCCCAACCTCGGCGCGGACCATCGCTGCGGGATCCACGCACGCCTGCGGCAGAGCGGCTTCACCGGCTGCACGGTCTACGACTGCTTCGGCGCCGGGCAGAAGGTCTCGCTCGTCACCTTCGGCGGCCGGGACCGGCGTACGGCCGCACCCGAGGAAGCCCGCCGGATGTCCGAGGTGTTCCCGGTCGTCCGGCAGCTCCACGAACTCCTGTGGTATCTCACCGAGGCGCTCGGTCTGCCCGCCGCCCGCCCGATCCACGACGATCTGCGCCGGACCCTGGCCAGGACCGAGGAGCTCACCCGGCTGTCCCCGGAGGAGCTGATCGCCCTCGACGTCCCGGCGCACCGCCAGGACGTCAACGTGCTGCTGCTGAGGACCAGCGAACTGGCTCGCGCCGGTATCCGCGGGCGCAAGAAGGAGCGCCGGGGCGCGGACCTGATGGGCGCCCGTCTGCGGGGCGCCGATCTACGGGGCGCGAACCTCCGCGGCGCCTGTCTGATCGCCGCCGACCTCACCGGCGCGGATCTGCGCGGGGCCGATCTGATCGGCGCGGACCTGCGGGACACCCGCCTCGCCGACGCCGACCTGACCGGCGCCTTCTTCCTGACCCAGCCGCAGCTGAACGCGGCCCGGGGGAGCGCGGGCACCGGGCTGCCGGAATCAGTCACCCGTCCCGCGCACTGGACAGCGCTCTGA
- a CDS encoding LacI family DNA-binding transcriptional regulator: MAQPVGIKDVARAAGVSVGTVSNVINRPDTVATETRARVLSAIDRLGYVRSESARQLRAGRSRIMGLLVLDMGNPFFVDVARGAERAARDAGLGVMVCNSAESVGEEAEYLSLFAEQRVRGVLLTPADATGRNIASFRRHGIPFVLVDRVSEGTTECSVSVDDVAGGALAVRHLVDAGHRSIAYVSGPPGFTQVRDRRTGALNALAEAGLGPDSLRELPTERLDVAAGRDAGARLLGLGDRRPTAVFCANDLLALGVLQAMYAAGVKVPEDLAIVGYDDIEFAAAAAVPLTSVRQPAVIMGALAAEMLLEETEEGGATGAGAGRHEHRRVVLQPELVVRRSSLSAR, encoded by the coding sequence ATGGCCCAGCCGGTGGGAATCAAGGACGTCGCCCGTGCCGCCGGAGTGTCCGTCGGCACGGTCTCCAACGTCATCAACCGCCCGGACACCGTCGCCACCGAGACCCGGGCACGCGTGCTGTCGGCGATAGACCGGCTCGGCTACGTGCGCAGCGAGTCCGCCCGGCAGTTGCGCGCGGGACGCAGCCGCATCATGGGGCTGCTCGTCCTCGACATGGGCAACCCCTTCTTCGTCGACGTCGCCCGCGGCGCCGAGCGGGCCGCCCGCGACGCCGGGCTCGGCGTGATGGTCTGCAACAGCGCCGAGAGCGTCGGCGAGGAGGCCGAGTACCTGTCGCTCTTCGCCGAGCAGCGGGTACGGGGCGTGCTGCTCACCCCGGCCGACGCGACCGGCCGCAACATCGCCTCCTTCCGCCGGCACGGCATCCCCTTCGTCCTCGTCGACCGCGTCTCCGAGGGCACCACCGAGTGCTCGGTCTCCGTGGACGACGTGGCGGGCGGCGCGCTCGCCGTACGGCATCTGGTCGACGCCGGGCACCGCTCGATCGCCTACGTCAGCGGCCCGCCCGGTTTCACCCAGGTCCGCGACCGCCGTACCGGAGCCCTGAACGCGCTCGCCGAGGCGGGCCTCGGCCCGGACTCCCTGCGCGAGTTGCCCACCGAGCGGCTCGACGTGGCCGCCGGACGGGACGCGGGCGCCCGCCTGCTGGGCCTCGGCGACCGCCGCCCGACCGCCGTGTTCTGCGCCAACGACCTGCTCGCCCTCGGCGTGCTCCAGGCGATGTACGCGGCGGGGGTGAAGGTGCCGGAGGACCTGGCCATCGTCGGCTACGACGACATCGAGTTCGCGGCCGCCGCGGCCGTCCCCCTCACCTCGGTCCGGCAGCCCGCCGTCATCATGGGCGCCCTGGCCGCCGAGATGCTGCTGGAGGAGACCGAGGAAGGAGGGGCGACAGGAGCGGGCGCCGGCCGGCACGAACACCGGCGGGTGGTGCTCCAGCCGGAGCTGGTGGTGCGCAGGTCCAGCCTCTCGGCGCGCTGA
- a CDS encoding TetR/AcrR family transcriptional regulator: MAANQGERTRRRLSTGERREQLLSVGARLFSESPYDEVWIEQVAEIAGVSRGLLYHYFPTKRDFFAAVVERESERMLRMTAAVPGVPVREQLASGLDTYLAYVAAHAHGYRAFHRADASGDQAVRRVYRRALAAQERQILAALGADPEFGPVFEERADVRLAVRGWLAFTTAVCLEWLRGSDLSREQVGELCARALLGVIAGPA, translated from the coding sequence ATGGCCGCGAATCAGGGCGAGCGCACCCGGCGCCGACTCAGCACCGGGGAGCGCAGGGAGCAGCTCCTGTCGGTCGGCGCGCGGCTGTTCTCGGAGAGTCCGTACGACGAGGTGTGGATCGAGCAGGTCGCCGAGATCGCCGGGGTCTCCCGTGGGCTTCTGTACCACTACTTCCCCACCAAGCGGGACTTCTTCGCGGCGGTCGTGGAGCGCGAGAGCGAGCGGATGCTGCGCATGACGGCGGCGGTCCCCGGCGTCCCGGTCCGCGAACAGCTGGCGTCCGGCCTCGACACCTACCTGGCGTACGTGGCGGCCCACGCCCACGGCTACCGGGCCTTCCACCGTGCCGACGCCTCCGGCGACCAGGCCGTGCGCCGGGTCTACCGGCGGGCGCTCGCGGCACAGGAGCGGCAGATCCTCGCGGCGCTCGGCGCCGACCCGGAGTTCGGCCCGGTCTTCGAGGAGCGCGCCGACGTACGGCTGGCCGTGCGCGGCTGGCTGGCGTTCACGACGGCGGTCTGCCTGGAGTGGCTGCGGGGGTCGGACCTGTCGCGGGAGCAGGTGGGGGAGTTGTGCGCGCGGGCGCTGCTGGGGGTCATCGCCGGTCCCGCGTGA
- a CDS encoding cytochrome P450, which translates to MAETTGTTGTTGVPATAVTADTATVDALPKGFRSAELGWPELARIPHPPRRLPLLGDVLGASRHTPLQDSLRYAGRLGPIFRRKAFNREFVFVWGSALAADMADETRFAKHVGLGIANLRPVVGDALFTAYNHEPNWQLAHDVLAPGFSREAMAAYHPMMLDVAERLTGHWDRELAAGRAVDVPGDMTKLTLETIARTGFGHDFASFERARPHPFVTAMVGTLTYAQRLNTVPSPALLRRATRRNEADIAHLNRTVDELVRARRDGGGGDGDLLDRMLDTAHPETGERLSAQNVRRQVVTFLVAGHETTSGALSFALHYLSLNPGIAARARAEVDRVWGDAAVPGYEQVAKLRYVRRVLDEALRLWPTAPAFAREARADTVLGGEHPMRRGGWALILTAMLHRDPQTWGPDADRFDPDRFDAAAVRARAPHTFKPFGTGARACIGRQFALHEATLVLGLLLRRYELRPDPAYRLRVTERLTLMPEGLRMHLDRRTPAPAPTRTQTQTQTQTPSGGPAAERDAAPSERCPVRGTGD; encoded by the coding sequence ATGGCGGAGACGACGGGGACGACGGGGACGACGGGTGTCCCGGCCACGGCGGTGACGGCGGACACCGCGACGGTGGACGCCCTGCCGAAGGGGTTCCGCAGCGCGGAGCTCGGCTGGCCCGAGCTGGCGCGCATACCGCATCCGCCACGCCGGCTCCCCCTGCTCGGTGACGTCCTGGGCGCGAGCCGGCACACGCCCCTGCAGGACTCCCTGCGGTACGCCGGGCGGCTGGGGCCGATCTTCCGCCGCAAGGCGTTCAACCGGGAGTTCGTCTTCGTCTGGGGCTCCGCACTGGCCGCCGACATGGCGGACGAGACGCGGTTCGCCAAGCATGTGGGGCTGGGCATCGCCAATCTGCGGCCCGTCGTCGGGGACGCCCTGTTCACGGCGTACAACCACGAGCCGAACTGGCAGCTGGCGCACGACGTCCTGGCGCCGGGGTTCAGCCGTGAGGCGATGGCGGCCTACCACCCGATGATGCTGGACGTGGCGGAGCGGCTCACCGGCCACTGGGACCGCGAACTGGCCGCGGGCCGGGCGGTGGACGTGCCCGGCGACATGACCAAGCTGACCCTGGAGACGATCGCCCGCACCGGCTTCGGCCACGACTTCGCGTCCTTCGAACGGGCCCGGCCGCACCCCTTCGTGACGGCGATGGTGGGCACCCTCACCTACGCGCAGCGCCTCAACACCGTGCCCTCCCCCGCCCTGCTGCGGCGGGCCACACGCCGCAACGAGGCCGACATCGCCCATCTGAACCGCACGGTCGACGAGCTGGTGCGCGCGCGCCGTGACGGCGGCGGCGGGGACGGCGACCTGCTCGACCGGATGCTCGACACCGCCCACCCGGAGACGGGCGAACGTCTGTCGGCGCAGAACGTACGCCGTCAGGTCGTCACCTTCCTCGTCGCCGGCCACGAGACCACCTCGGGCGCGCTCTCCTTCGCCCTGCACTACCTGTCCCTCAACCCCGGGATCGCGGCCCGCGCCCGCGCCGAGGTGGACCGGGTGTGGGGAGACGCGGCCGTGCCGGGGTACGAGCAGGTCGCGAAACTGCGTTACGTGCGCCGGGTCCTCGACGAGGCACTGCGGCTGTGGCCGACGGCGCCCGCGTTCGCGCGCGAGGCCCGGGCGGACACCGTGCTGGGCGGGGAGCACCCGATGCGTCGGGGCGGCTGGGCGCTGATCCTGACGGCCATGCTGCACCGGGACCCGCAGACGTGGGGACCGGACGCCGACCGGTTCGACCCGGACCGCTTCGACGCGGCGGCCGTACGCGCGCGTGCCCCGCACACCTTCAAACCGTTCGGCACCGGGGCGCGGGCCTGCATCGGACGGCAGTTCGCGCTGCACGAGGCGACGCTGGTGCTCGGGCTGCTGCTGCGCCGCTACGAGCTGCGGCCGGACCCGGCGTACCGGCTGCGGGTCACGGAACGGCTGACGCTGATGCCGGAGGGACTGCGGATGCACCTGGACCGGCGCACACCGGCGCCCGCTCCGACACGGACGCAGACACAGACACAGACACAGACACCGTCCGGCGGGCCGGCCGCCGAGCGGGACGCGGCGCCCTCAGAGCGCTGTCCAGTGCGCGGGACGGGTGACTGA
- a CDS encoding alpha/beta fold hydrolase encodes MSVSYRQPGVVLTDRRFTVPLDHGDPDGETIGLYAREVVASDRADQDLPWLLYLQGGPGFGANRFVGRPAWLGRALKEYRVLLLDQRGTGHSTPANRQTLPLRGGPAEQAGYLAHFRADSIVRDCEFIRREVTGGAPWTVLGQSFGGFCTVTYLSLAPEGLAAALITGGLPALDAHADDVYRAAYPRMERKVAAHYARYPQDADRVRRIADHLLHHEVTLPNGYRLTVEAFQTLGILLGGGEGSHRLHHLLEETFVPTPHGPALSDAFQEEMQSILSFAGHPLYALVHEAAYGQGSRPTAWAAERVRAEFPQFDAAKTLTGDGPLLLTGETVHPWMFDTDPALRPLRETAELLAARTDWPPLYDSARLAANEVPVAAAIYHDDLYVDTAHSLGTARAVRGLRTWVTDEFEHDGVRAGGPRVLDRLLALARDEV; translated from the coding sequence TTGTCCGTCAGCTATCGCCAGCCCGGCGTCGTCCTCACCGACCGCCGCTTCACCGTGCCCCTCGACCACGGCGACCCGGACGGGGAGACGATCGGGCTCTACGCCCGCGAGGTCGTCGCGAGCGACAGGGCGGACCAGGACCTGCCGTGGCTGCTCTATCTCCAGGGCGGCCCAGGCTTCGGCGCCAACCGGTTCGTCGGCAGGCCGGCCTGGCTCGGGCGCGCGCTGAAGGAGTACCGCGTCCTCCTCCTCGACCAGCGGGGCACCGGCCACTCCACCCCGGCCAACCGCCAGACCCTCCCGCTGCGCGGCGGCCCGGCCGAACAGGCCGGCTATCTGGCGCACTTCCGCGCCGACTCCATCGTCCGCGACTGCGAGTTCATCCGTCGCGAGGTCACCGGCGGCGCCCCCTGGACCGTCCTCGGCCAGAGCTTCGGCGGCTTCTGCACGGTCACCTACCTCTCCCTCGCCCCCGAGGGCCTCGCCGCCGCCCTGATCACCGGCGGTCTGCCCGCTCTCGACGCGCACGCCGACGACGTCTACCGCGCCGCCTACCCGCGCATGGAGCGCAAGGTCGCCGCGCACTACGCCCGCTACCCGCAGGACGCCGACCGCGTCCGCCGTATCGCCGACCACCTCCTCCACCACGAGGTGACCCTCCCGAACGGCTACCGCCTCACCGTCGAGGCCTTCCAGACGCTGGGCATCCTCCTCGGCGGCGGCGAGGGCAGCCACCGCCTGCACCATCTCCTCGAAGAAACGTTCGTCCCCACCCCGCACGGCCCGGCGCTGTCCGACGCCTTCCAGGAGGAGATGCAGAGCATCCTCTCCTTCGCCGGACATCCTCTCTACGCCCTCGTCCACGAGGCGGCCTACGGCCAGGGCAGCCGGCCCACCGCCTGGGCGGCCGAACGGGTGCGCGCCGAGTTCCCGCAGTTCGACGCGGCGAAGACGCTCACCGGCGACGGACCACTGCTGCTCACCGGCGAGACGGTCCACCCCTGGATGTTCGACACCGATCCCGCGCTGCGCCCGCTCCGCGAGACCGCCGAACTCCTCGCCGCCCGCACCGACTGGCCGCCCCTGTACGACTCCGCGCGCCTCGCTGCCAACGAGGTCCCGGTCGCGGCGGCGATCTACCACGACGACCTGTACGTCGACACCGCCCACTCCCTGGGCACCGCCCGTGCCGTCCGCGGCCTGCGCACCTGGGTCACCGACGAGTTCGAACACGACGGCGTCCGGGCCGGCGGCCCACGCGTCCTGGACCGGCTGCTCGCCCTCGCCCGTGACGAGGTGTGA
- a CDS encoding PIG-L deacetylase family protein: MTEPTITQLQPMPEDWLRALAVVAHPDDLEYGCSAAVAAWTDAGREVGYVLATRGEAGIDSVAPAECGPLREREQRAAASAVGVSTVEFLDHRDGVVEYGPALRRDIAAAIRRHRPELVITLNHRDTWGGVAWNTPDHVAVGRATLDAAGDAGNRWIFPELVEQGLEPWDGVRWVAVAGSATPTHAVDASAGLERAVGSLLEHRAYIEALTDEEPESYARGFLTGVAKSAGERFGGRPAVAFELFNR, from the coding sequence ATGACCGAGCCGACGATCACCCAGCTCCAGCCCATGCCCGAGGACTGGCTGCGCGCCCTGGCCGTGGTGGCGCATCCGGACGATCTCGAGTACGGGTGTTCCGCGGCCGTCGCCGCCTGGACGGACGCCGGCCGCGAGGTCGGCTACGTGCTGGCGACCCGGGGCGAGGCGGGCATCGACAGCGTCGCGCCCGCCGAGTGCGGTCCGCTGCGCGAGCGGGAGCAGCGGGCCGCTGCCTCCGCGGTGGGCGTGTCGACGGTCGAGTTCCTCGACCACCGGGACGGCGTCGTCGAGTACGGTCCCGCCCTGCGCCGCGACATCGCCGCCGCGATCCGCCGGCACCGCCCCGAACTGGTGATCACCCTCAACCACCGTGACACCTGGGGCGGGGTCGCCTGGAACACCCCCGACCATGTGGCGGTCGGCCGGGCCACCCTCGACGCGGCGGGGGACGCGGGCAACCGCTGGATCTTCCCGGAACTCGTCGAGCAGGGCCTGGAGCCCTGGGACGGCGTGCGCTGGGTCGCGGTGGCCGGCTCCGCGACGCCCACCCACGCCGTGGACGCCTCGGCGGGTCTGGAGCGGGCGGTGGGCTCGCTCCTCGAACACCGCGCCTACATCGAGGCGCTGACCGACGAGGAGCCGGAAAGCTATGCACGGGGTTTCCTGACCGGGGTGGCGAAGTCGGCGGGCGAACGGTTCGGCGGCAGGCCGGCGGTGGCGTTCGAGCTGTTCAACCGGTAG
- a CDS encoding lactonase family protein, with product MGSGTEAARRGLSRPGRSREPGGGWSRRRFVALLGGAAAASALTGCGGDGDGDGGQASAQDSPQAAPPGQPSASPAPEASRGSAGPRPLYLGTYTSAEGGGRGIGVASYDPLSGRITGRGTITGVADPSYLAVHPDGATLYAADERERGAVTAVRLSDEKVLGSRPTGGAHTCHVSVHPGGRWLLSADYGSGSVSVHPIDASGALGERTDRVTHRRPAPRSGQQGPHAHQFVTAPDGGHVLAVDFGTDTVYSYRLDERAGTLTEVAQAHTRAGAGPRHLTFHPGGRYAYLADEADDTVSVCAYEPSSGRLTIGRPRSTGAKADPNYPAQLAVTPDGRYAFLANRGDNTLARYAVEADGARLRLLGTVPVKGDFPRQIALSPDGGLLFAANQRSGTVSVFRVDGADGALRPAGEPFASPVAVCALPL from the coding sequence ATGGGCAGTGGGACGGAAGCGGCGCGCCGGGGGTTGTCCCGGCCCGGACGAAGCCGGGAGCCCGGCGGAGGCTGGAGCAGGCGCCGTTTCGTCGCTCTGCTCGGCGGCGCGGCCGCCGCGTCGGCCCTCACCGGGTGCGGCGGCGACGGCGACGGCGACGGGGGGCAGGCATCGGCCCAGGACTCACCGCAGGCCGCACCGCCCGGACAGCCGTCGGCGTCGCCCGCCCCGGAGGCCTCGCGGGGTTCCGCCGGCCCCCGCCCTCTCTACCTCGGCACCTACACCTCCGCCGAGGGCGGCGGAAGGGGCATCGGGGTCGCCTCGTACGACCCCCTGTCGGGGCGGATCACCGGCCGGGGCACGATCACCGGCGTCGCGGACCCGTCGTATCTCGCGGTGCACCCGGACGGCGCAACGCTGTACGCGGCCGACGAGCGCGAGCGGGGCGCCGTGACCGCCGTGCGGCTCTCCGACGAGAAGGTGCTGGGCAGCCGGCCGACGGGTGGGGCGCACACCTGCCACGTGTCGGTCCATCCGGGCGGGCGGTGGCTGCTGAGCGCCGACTACGGCTCGGGCAGCGTGAGCGTGCACCCGATCGACGCCTCGGGGGCGCTCGGTGAACGCACCGACCGGGTGACACACCGCCGCCCGGCCCCCCGGTCGGGCCAGCAGGGGCCGCACGCGCATCAGTTCGTCACCGCTCCGGACGGCGGTCACGTCCTCGCCGTCGACTTCGGCACGGACACGGTGTACAGCTACCGCCTGGACGAGCGGGCCGGGACGCTCACGGAGGTCGCGCAGGCGCACACCCGGGCGGGCGCCGGTCCGCGCCATCTCACCTTCCACCCCGGCGGCCGGTACGCCTACCTCGCCGACGAGGCGGACGACACGGTCTCGGTCTGCGCGTACGAGCCGTCGAGCGGCCGGCTGACGATCGGCAGGCCCCGGTCCACGGGCGCGAAGGCGGACCCCAACTACCCGGCGCAGCTGGCGGTGACGCCGGACGGCCGGTACGCCTTCCTCGCCAACCGCGGTGACAACACCCTCGCCCGCTACGCGGTGGAGGCGGACGGGGCCCGGCTGCGGCTGCTCGGCACGGTGCCGGTGAAGGGCGACTTCCCCCGGCAGATCGCCCTCTCGCCGGACGGCGGCCTGCTGTTCGCCGCCAACCAGCGCTCCGGAACGGTCAGCGTCTTCCGGGTGGACGGCGCCGACGGTGCGCTACGGCCGGCGGGCGAGCCGTTCGCGTCACCCGTCGCCGTCTGTGCGCTGCCGCTGTAG
- a CDS encoding FUSC family protein, with the protein MQEVRERAAPLVRLVQRHREPVVVQALRSATAATIAYVIALRLSPEALPLTAPLTALLVVQVTLYATLTNGIRRVNAVVAGVLVAIAFSLLVGLTWWSLALLIVASLGVGHLVRVDEYVPEVAISAMLVLGVTTVGDTAWARVVETLIGAFVGLSCNLLLPPPVWVEEAGESIEGLARRLRQLMLRIGEEASGRTRVEQAAARLHEARRLDHDIVEVDAALRQAEDSLRFNPRVREGLLHRVVLRTGLDTLEICTVVLRVFARTLTDLAKEREPEPLFPDGTGEVVERLLSEIADAVVSFAVLVTTSVSLNADAAEERLTAELRQAAATRDKLAQLMLEQLQHDARQWQLHGAALTEATRIIDELDTEHRSRRLLEELDRNSREERARLPRLSRLRERLGVQDELWRNRTGFGRRSS; encoded by the coding sequence ATGCAAGAAGTACGTGAACGAGCGGCACCGCTCGTCCGATTGGTACAGCGCCATCGGGAACCCGTCGTCGTCCAGGCACTGCGATCCGCCACCGCGGCGACGATCGCCTATGTCATCGCTCTGCGCCTCAGCCCCGAGGCACTGCCCCTCACCGCACCGCTGACCGCGCTGCTCGTCGTCCAGGTCACCCTGTACGCGACGCTCACCAACGGGATCCGCCGGGTGAACGCGGTGGTGGCCGGCGTGCTCGTGGCCATCGCCTTCAGCCTCCTGGTGGGTCTGACGTGGTGGAGCCTGGCGTTGCTGATCGTGGCATCGCTGGGGGTGGGGCATCTGGTGCGGGTCGACGAGTACGTGCCCGAAGTGGCGATCAGCGCCATGCTGGTGCTGGGCGTGACCACCGTCGGGGACACGGCCTGGGCACGCGTGGTGGAGACGCTGATCGGCGCGTTCGTCGGGCTCAGCTGCAACCTGCTGCTGCCGCCCCCGGTGTGGGTGGAAGAGGCGGGCGAGTCGATCGAGGGGCTGGCCCGTCGGCTGCGCCAGCTGATGCTGCGCATCGGCGAGGAGGCCTCCGGCCGCACCCGGGTGGAGCAGGCGGCCGCCCGGCTGCACGAGGCACGCCGTCTGGACCACGACATCGTCGAGGTGGACGCGGCCCTGCGGCAGGCGGAGGACAGCCTGCGGTTCAATCCGCGCGTGCGCGAGGGGCTGCTGCACCGGGTGGTGCTGCGCACCGGCCTGGACACGCTGGAGATCTGCACGGTCGTGCTGCGGGTGTTCGCCCGGACGCTCACCGATCTCGCCAAGGAGCGCGAGCCGGAGCCGCTGTTCCCGGACGGGACCGGCGAGGTCGTGGAGCGGCTGCTGTCCGAGATCGCCGACGCGGTGGTCAGCTTCGCGGTGCTGGTCACCACGAGCGTCAGCCTCAACGCGGACGCCGCCGAGGAACGGCTCACGGCCGAGCTGCGACAGGCCGCGGCCACCCGCGACAAGCTCGCCCAGCTGATGCTGGAGCAGCTCCAGCACGACGCCCGCCAGTGGCAGCTGCACGGCGCGGCGCTGACCGAGGCCACCCGCATCATCGACGAGCTCGACACCGAGCACCGCTCCCGCCGGCTCCTGGAGGAACTGGACCGCAACAGCCGTGAGGAGCGTGCCCGGCTGCCACGGCTGTCCCGGCTGCGCGAGCGTCTGGGCGTGCAGGACGAGCTGTGGCGCAACCGTACGGGGTTCGGCCGGCGTTCTTCCTGA
- a CDS encoding DUF2470 domain-containing protein, which yields MGDSQSWAAVPAAAERARSVLAASWSCAVTADGGREEFVGAHTVDRDGRVILHVPEDSALLTAAICAPRGEPSAVLEFADVAPVPVRGRIRARLWLAGWFTPEDGHLAFHATRVVLKEATGAVVVDLEEFAAAEPDPLAAAEAHLLTHLADAHPDAVERLTRLVRPDSLHGAVRVQPLAVDRHGLTLRVERTRAHGDVRLPFHAPADDVGQLTERMHVLLTQAAAAACPRALQRQRTDGDG from the coding sequence ATGGGTGACAGCCAAAGCTGGGCGGCCGTGCCTGCCGCCGCCGAACGGGCCCGTTCGGTACTCGCGGCCTCATGGTCGTGCGCGGTGACCGCGGACGGCGGGCGTGAGGAGTTCGTCGGCGCGCACACCGTCGACCGGGACGGCCGGGTGATCCTGCACGTGCCCGAGGACAGCGCCCTGCTCACGGCCGCGATCTGCGCGCCCCGCGGCGAGCCGTCCGCCGTGCTGGAGTTCGCGGACGTGGCGCCCGTTCCCGTACGAGGCCGTATCCGCGCCCGGCTCTGGCTGGCCGGCTGGTTCACCCCCGAGGACGGCCACCTCGCCTTCCACGCCACCCGCGTCGTGCTGAAGGAGGCCACCGGCGCGGTCGTCGTCGACCTCGAGGAGTTCGCCGCCGCCGAGCCCGACCCGCTCGCCGCCGCCGAGGCGCACCTGCTCACGCATCTCGCCGACGCCCACCCCGACGCGGTGGAGCGCCTCACCCGGCTCGTCCGGCCGGACAGCCTGCACGGCGCCGTCCGCGTCCAGCCGCTCGCCGTCGACCGGCACGGGCTGACGCTCCGCGTCGAGCGCACCCGCGCCCACGGCGACGTACGCCTGCCCTTCCACGCGCCCGCCGACGACGTCGGCCAGCTCACCGAGCGCATGCACGTCCTGCTCACCCAGGCGGCGGCCGCCGCCTGTCCCCGCGCCCTACAGCGGCAGCGCACAGACGGCGACGGGTGA
- a CDS encoding BNR repeat-containing protein — protein MRRRTLLAGALLSAAASPVLAAGTARAADPGPSVTKKATTQLDATALFFVSYDGLVNNNSFQKNGLLTYKGYQYAAWYTSTKNAVVARRVLGGTAWSTVTLAHQLKASDSHNVISMGVSKSDGRLHLNMDSHSDGFFYVKSVAGLLDNPATTSWTSSVFGAVQTTLDGLALTTQFTYPQFIATAEGRLQLSYRVGISGNGRNALAEYDGSTWTNLGEWSSSTGTYTSEHGSSTVRNMYLHGIDYDVNGRLHSFFTWREQNGAVMCAGGGITNHDTGYVYSTDRGRTWRNNAGTVVGTTGGSDKVAVTDAGLVVDALNPDHSLMNQESQATDSAGLPHAIISYVPGRFGQCTTDYVSDRTANGRAFHLRKNSSGSWQKTEIPVVLGSSQRTKLVLDKYDNAYAIFPFGRIAGASKASGYTDWTVLFDGSGLNAFGEVVIDELRVKADNMLSIMYQEKSSGTTPSALHVVDFALPA, from the coding sequence ATGAGACGACGCACCCTGCTGGCAGGCGCTCTCCTCAGCGCCGCGGCGTCCCCGGTCCTCGCCGCCGGCACCGCCCGCGCCGCCGACCCCGGCCCCTCGGTCACCAAGAAGGCGACCACGCAACTCGACGCCACGGCCCTGTTCTTCGTGTCCTACGACGGCCTGGTCAACAACAACTCGTTCCAGAAGAACGGTCTGCTGACCTACAAGGGCTACCAGTACGCCGCCTGGTACACGTCCACCAAGAACGCGGTCGTCGCCCGCCGCGTCCTCGGCGGCACCGCCTGGTCCACCGTCACCCTCGCGCACCAGCTCAAGGCCAGCGACTCGCACAACGTCATCTCCATGGGCGTCTCGAAGAGCGACGGCCGCCTGCACCTCAACATGGACTCCCACAGCGACGGCTTCTTCTACGTGAAGTCGGTCGCCGGACTCCTGGACAACCCGGCGACCACCTCCTGGACGTCGTCCGTCTTCGGCGCCGTACAGACCACCCTCGACGGCCTCGCGCTCACCACCCAGTTCACCTACCCGCAGTTCATCGCCACCGCCGAGGGCAGACTCCAGCTCAGCTACCGGGTCGGCATCTCCGGCAACGGCCGCAACGCCCTCGCGGAGTACGACGGTTCGACCTGGACGAACCTCGGCGAGTGGTCCAGCTCCACCGGCACCTACACCAGCGAGCACGGCTCCTCGACCGTCCGCAACATGTACCTGCACGGCATCGACTACGACGTCAACGGCCGGCTGCACTCCTTCTTCACCTGGCGCGAGCAGAACGGCGCCGTGATGTGCGCCGGCGGCGGCATCACCAACCACGACACCGGCTACGTCTACTCCACCGACCGCGGGCGCACCTGGCGCAACAACGCGGGCACCGTCGTCGGCACCACGGGCGGCTCCGACAAGGTCGCCGTCACGGACGCCGGACTCGTCGTGGACGCGCTCAACCCCGACCACTCCCTGATGAACCAGGAGAGCCAGGCCACCGACTCCGCCGGCCTTCCGCACGCGATCATCAGCTACGTCCCCGGCCGCTTCGGCCAGTGCACCACCGACTACGTCAGCGACCGCACGGCCAACGGCCGCGCGTTCCACCTGCGCAAGAACTCCTCCGGGAGCTGGCAGAAGACGGAGATACCCGTGGTCCTCGGTTCCAGCCAGCGCACCAAGCTGGTCCTGGACAAGTACGACAACGCGTACGCGATCTTCCCCTTCGGCCGGATCGCCGGCGCCTCCAAGGCCTCCGGTTACACGGACTGGACGGTGCTCTTCGACGGCAGCGGCCTCAACGCCTTCGGCGAGGTCGTGATCGACGAACTGCGCGTCAAGGCCGACAACATGCTGTCGATCATGTACCAGGAGAAGTCGAGCGGGACGACCCCCTCGGCGCTCCACGTCGTCGACTTCGCCCTGCCCGCATGA